Genomic window (Oscarella lobularis chromosome 15, ooOscLobu1.1, whole genome shotgun sequence):
AAATAATCCTCCGTATTTGCCGTTTGTTATTCCCACTGATTTGGCAAATGTCGTTCAGCATTTTCATCGTATACCCGGTCTCTGGTTTCTCGGGCAAATCGTTTCCTATTTATTGAGACTCAATGGCGATATGCAAAACTTCATCGACGACCTGAAAACGTCTATTGGATTCACAGTTTATTTGGGTAAGGAAAAGTTGGGAAGGGGagcaagaaaaagtcacACATACACACACCCACACACAGACAGAGGGGAGAAAGTCAAAACTACAAAACACATAGGTAGTCTACACACAGGTGAAAACATATTCACTATTCGCTACAGTAGGACTCTTACCAGATACAACGAGAtcaaaatacaaaaaatgaacacCGAAAATGAGTACGAGTGGCTCGTTCCTCCTGCTCCTATTTCAGCAATGGCTCGATAACTTCATTCAAAAGGTATTGATCATGGTCAACTGCCAGGGGCGGTGGATTAGTACGGAGCACTTCTTCATGCCAGACCTCTTTCATATTGAGGTTTTCTGGATATGACTTCTTTCCATCCAATCCAGACatttcaaaatcaatcaatgcaATTTTGTTATCTTCTCGGACCAGGATATTACGAGGATGCAAATCGCCGTGGACCATCTTCTGTGAGTGCAGCAATTGACAGCACTTTTTAATTTCCTTTAAAACCTTCCGCTTATCTTCAGAGGTGGTGACATTTCCTTTCACAAATTGATCCAACGGTTGGCCAGACAGAATGGGCATAACAGCCACGTCTACTTTAGTATATTCATTGCCCATTGTTGAAACGCCGTAAAGCTCCGGCGCATAACCGTTTTTGTGGCAAAAATCATGAACATCCGAGCCATATGTGGTGCCAGAAGGAGCAAATTTGACGACAACTGACTGACTTCCAGCGGTGGCCTGATACGTCGTATTCCGAATGTGTTTAGTGAAGACTagctcttcttccttgtcAGTGTTCCTGAACTTGAATTGCAGAGGAAGAGGCAGAAGACATTTTACGTCTCGAGAATTTTCAAATGACAATATAAGTGAGTGAAGGCGGCGAAGAATCTTCTCAAAATCAGAGTAGAGATCAAAGTTGGGACAAAGTTTTGAGGTGGCAACTCTCAGTTCTCCTCCCGTCGGCACAGAGCATGCCCCATAGATTTGACAAGTAGCCTCACTACTGATAGTGAAAAGAATGCAAGGAAAGCCGCATTGCGTGCTATCAGGTACTGCAAACCTTCTTGCAGCAACGTATCCACCGATAACTTGGGTCTTTGGGTCTCCCACCCCTCCCTTTACCTTGATCTCTCCCAGAGTCCTTGCATACCGCAGATCATGTCTTGTGAAAACACCAACATCAACTTTCGTTGGTCTGTCGTTACGGTAAGTCTTTTGATTGATTATAGTCATCCCAGGGAAGATCGCCTGTAACGCATCGACGATGCTTTCATTCAACAGATATTCCTCTGGATAGGGCCGGCTTCTAAAGTCTTGGGCAATTTTACAGAAATCTGGTAAACTGTAATTGCTGTCGAAATTGGTTTCAGGAAAGCTGTAGAAGAACGTGGCGGGAATGCCTAATTCGTTTTGGCGCAGAAAGGTGTTTGAATACTCCTTGCTCTTTGCAATTGCACTAACCCTAAAGTACTCTTCATTAGCAAAATATGCCTGTGCAATACAAATGATtacgctttcttcttcaaaatgtCACCCTCGGACTCATCTCCGTCAGAGGACACTTCCTCTTCGTAGTCCTCCAAAAGACGTGGCCTTTTAACTGCGCAAAAAAATAGCAAAGCTACAGTGTAGCAATAGTAGAACATCGTCATATACCATCACGTTTTGGCCTTTGACcttaaaaaaaaaatgatgccATTTCTGTCATCCAAAAAGAACaccattaattaaactaacCTTGCTCAAAAATGaccttcaatttttttctatccGAGGGAGTCAACTTCTCTATGTCTTCGATAAGTTTTACGACATTGACATCGGCCATTGCAGATCTAGAAAGAAGTCAATAATGGAGCCTCCCAAATCGGCAGTGCGGCGAAGAAACCGCTGATCCGCCCGGGCCCGGCGACCCAACAAGGGCCCCCACCTAAAGTCGGACACGATACCCGATCGAGCACCAGATCCGACCTAATCTATCGCGATCGCTAATCCATCGCGATCGCATTCGCAGCGAGGAAGGGGCAACCGACGAAAAAGGACAAAAGAGCAAtcggatcgatcgatcgatcgatcgatcgatcgatcgaactTACTTGGTCACGGCAGAGGAGAGAACGACCTTTCGAGACAGTCGAGATCGGTATGAGCTCCTCTCAAGTCCGACTCGCGAAGGCAGCCGATAACTTCTGCGCATGCACGTTACGTCCCACTTCCCTGATATCTCGCCTGAGCCTAGGCTCGAGcagagatagagaaggaCTGGCTTCTAACGGGAGCAAGCTATTCGACATACGAACGATGAGGGAGATACAAAAGTTTCGAGGACCTCACAAAAGAGAGGCAACAAGTTAGTAGTACATACCATATAGAAAGATAAGGACAGCCGTAATTAAGTATTATTTCTATAGCTGCTGCATGGCATCCTGTACATGAAAGCCTTTTAGCCAGCGGAGGCTCAGACGGCTCAATTCTTTTCTGGGTGGCAGggtaaataataataattttatttaattaattacatatTTATGATTTGTTTTAGGTGCGACAAGGAAGTCGGTTGTATGGAGAATGCTCACGATGGCATGGTGTGGAGTCTTCACTCTTGCCTGGCATCCGCTTGGCCATCTTCTTTGCTCAGGCTCCAACGATCACACAAGCAAATTCTGGGCAAGGAATCGTCCCAGCGTCGACAAGATGAAGGACAAGTACAATACGGGCGGAACGGGGCCCGCCTTCGACACGAAACGGAAACCGATCTGTCCGTTTCCGGGTCTGCTGCCATctccgtgacgtcacaaccaCACACCTCCATACCCGGATTCGAAGGAGAAATTTTCGACTCGAGCGGTTTCCTCGCGATGACTCAGTCAAAGCGCCGAAACCGCCGAGCCTTCGTCTCTGAATTTAGCTCGTTACTTTCAGCCACATGGTCATAACTttacctcctcctcctcgtcctaGTGGCTCCTCGCGTCGTCCTCCCCTATTGGGAATACTGTAGCCCCGCCCAACCAACGTTGAGCCCTTGTCGCGTCGAATTTCGTCCGATGGTACTGGCGTAGATCCCGTATCGAGATTTAATTACAattctccgcctcctccgcgCACTTTACGCGAGATAATAGGAGGTAGTGTCCCGGACGGTGAAAAGTCTAATCATCGGGGCGGGGATTTCTCGTGATCGAACAATCTACGTCTACGCATGCTCAaggttctttttttctttttgctatTATTCGTCTTTGAAGCCGGCTGCCTGCTCCACGACCACTTGGCGCTTGATCGCAAACGAAAAACAGCACTTTTCGTCGGTCACCTGCAACGAACCGTGCAACGTAGAACGAATTTAGAAGCGTAGTCGTCTTCCTTCGGTCTCGACTCGCTTCACATCGCAAATCGATTCCTTTTCCACCTAGAAAATCGTGGCcttttcgacggcgacgacgaattggatCCTCGTGGACCGccaatcgccgccgctcacggttcgaaaaaggcaaaaacgAAACGTTCGCCCGCtaacgatcgatcgatcgatcgatctgAATAGAGAACGAATCGAATTGAACGACGTTCTGGGCCTGTTACAATCCCGTCTAGCCATTTCAGACGCCTCTAATGGAAGGGGAGGCGGAGTGGGATGGGAAGTTTTTGCACACAGTTCTACAGTACGTACACTGTACCCTTtcgcgaaggcgaaaaaaaggaagaagggCTCATTGTAGCACGCTATTAGTTTTAGGCGGTCGCGACAAGAACGGTGCGTGGTTAATAACGTTTCCCGGACACCCGGCCGGCGggccgtcgtcgaacgggCTCGTTGACGTTGGACGATGTGAAGAAGttgctccttttcttcgttcaaGTGGCGAGGTATTTGACGGCGCGAAGGCGGGAcgcggagaaaaagaaaagggaagGATATTGAAGAATGAGAAAAGACAGTTGCAATTTGAAGTGAGAATGCTTACGcaataaaatcaatcaattaattaattaattgagacTCTGAAAGACTACGCTATTCTATTCTATTATCGGCTCCGGTGAAATTGGATGAGTCGATGAGTCAGCTGAATGAAGATCTCCTCAATCATATAATCACTGTCACTGGAtcgaaaaattcgaaaagtgaaaaaaattaataccttataaattattttctaatttttttgttttagaattTTGATCAATTCATGACGGGCGTTCAACAGCtgttgaagaaaattgatgaCAAGCACAAGGACTTGAGCTCGCGACAGTTTGGCGCCACCACCGTCGTCGAGGCGGAAGAAATGATCAAACTCCATGGAGAAGAACACAGCGAAATCGTCAAACTTGCCGTTAACGTCCTCCAAATCaaaggcaaaagaaaaatagaatCGCCATGGAAACACCGAAggggttaattaattataatttgATTTTCTATTTGCTCAGGTCAAAGTCTTTTGCCAATTGGAACGGCGGATCATTGGACGAGCGGACGGAATTCGCGGAAGTGGCGTCGAGAGGAGTCGTTCAGCTGGCGTCATTCAGCTGGCGTCATTCAGCTGGCGTCGTTCAGCCGGCGCTCAGTTTAGGTAACGTGCTTTTCCCCTCCGGCTCCGTCTATAGAAGACATGTTTTTTCCGTTCCTCTCGACGATTGTCGACGATCTGCGATCGCAGACCGCCGACGTCATGGATCGCTTTAACGCAATCAGTTCCCAATTGgacgcgcgcgaacgcgagcTGCGACGCAAGCGAAAGACGAGCACCGGTGCCGGACGTTTTGTGTTGGAATCGGAGGAGGATTCgtccgacgtcgtttttgtgACGCGCGAACGGGCGACGtatcaacgacgacgatgcgccGAATGAGATGCAAGATGAAATGCGActggcggcgacggcggccgttccgtcggcggcggcggcggcggcggcggcggcggccgcaTCGATGCTcaaacgatcgacgtctCTCCGGAACGTTGGAAGTGGAAGCggacgacgttgccgtcgtcgtcagcacGCCGGAGGATGTCAAGACGATGCTCGGCGTTTCGGCGTCaaaaaaggacgacgatgacgaagaggaggagacggaCGCCGCCGGCGAGGATGCGAAGGAGATGCGCAAGgcgatgaagaaaattgagtACGGCGAATggtcgcgcgtcgtcgaatatTTTGCATATTTTTGCCTTAGCTACGTTTTGGGTGAATTGATTAAGACGGAAGTGGATTACGTCGCCAAGTTGAGAACGGTTGTGTCAAGGTAAGAAATATGCCAAGGATATGGGATGGTCAGGGGTTGCTATTTTCTTCGTGTTTTTTCGTGTATTTTTGCCCAGTAAGGTATAGAGGAAGCCCTGCGCTACGTATTcaaaaatcgtcttttgaCGTCTGCCATGGGCTTGGTCGACAATTATCGTCAGAGTCCCCACCACGCTCCCGACAAAATGAAATTCACTCTCACCTTCGGTCAGAGCACGGTGAACACGCAGCAATTCGTTCTGCAGCCGGTCGGAAGCGATTCGAGAAAACcagaagaaatgaaacgattctccgtcgacgaaatcagaGCCCTGCTGCAGAGACAACTCGAGGCGGCGAGAGGTTAGAGAAATTGCGAAGGATTTTTTATCAATTTTTATTCTAATCTCGCCTTAGCATTGCAAATTCTGTAATTTGTGTGATAGAAAAAGGACGTTTCATcctctgaaagaaaaaggaagtgTCGCCTTTGGCTCGGCCCATGACatcgaagacgttttctctctcgacgtcgctgtcGGAATCTGAGAGCAGTGAGGCAACTCGGTATACAGGAAGGGAAAAAACGTATGTATTTGATTAAAAATTCACGGGGTGGTGCGTTTTTAGAGATTTTGACATTCAGGCGCCGAGCGTCGAACAAATTCCCGAACACACGATGGCGGTAAAACTGTACTGTAGCGCGTAAACCAAACCGTGCGTCATACGCATCTCCCTTACTTTCCAGGGCCCAACCGACtacatcgtcgccgttcgcgaTTACGTCGCTCGCACCGAAAGCGAAGTCTCCGTCCAAGTCGGCCAACGAGTTGAAGAAGTTATAGACGCGGAATCACAACGCGGCTGGGCTCTAGTGTGCACGGAGCCGACCGAGACGTCGGGCCAGATGGAAGGATACATCCCCAATCGAATACATTCAACCGGAAAGCACGGCCTCATTCGCTCAGCTACATCCACGCGCATTTCATCTCTATCCCAGTGGCCAGCCTCTATAATAAAGAAGGTACTTCTTATTGAAACTCAATAactaattgatttattgactATTGATTTATAAAGTCTTCTACAATTGGATCAGTCTACAGTGAAAGAAGTCAGTCTTCACAGAGTCTCCAACGTCAcggcgtcgttgacgtcgacggtccGCGCGCCGTACGTCGGCGGGGGTCCCATCAGTGGGACGAGCTTCCAACGCTTCtgcgcgtcttcgtcgtcgtcgtcgtcgtcgtcgtcgtcgtcgtcgtcgtcgtcgtcgtcgtcgtcgtcgtcgtcgcgcggtcttttcgacgaggaATGCGTTGTGAGCGTCAGGACTTGGTCGCCGAGGACGAGTCGATGGTGAGCGTCAAGAAAGGACAGAAAGGACAGATTGTCGTCGGTCAAAGACTGGCGATTGGTTCGCGTTTCGGAATCAGAGACGTCGGACGCGAAAGAGGGCTACATTCCGCTATCGTGTCTTTtaaagcagcagcagcagcaggcgccgccgccgccaccgcccaTGACGCCGCCTGttccggcgacgatcgaagacgaagaaccaGCGCCGCCTCCGCCCGTTCCAAGTcaatcgtcatcgtcattgaTGTCAAGAACGTTGTCACAGGCAGCAGACGTAAAtgtaatagaaaaaatagtATTAATCTTATATCTCAGCTTCCCaagctcgttttcgtcgctcaGGCcgacttcgaagcgacggaCGAAAGCCACGTGGACTTGAAACTCGGTCAgcacgtcgaagtcgtcggtCGAAGGCTGGTGGATGGTGAGAACGTTTGGAAGAAGATCTCAGCGAGGAAGGCTTTGTGCCGGCGAGACTGCTCGCTAAGCGGCTCATACGAGCTCAGCGCGAGTCGAGAACGGGAAGCGtacgcacgtcgtcgtcgtcgtcaagcgtgcgcacgtcgtcgagggCGAGCGGACGGGAGATTCACAACGAGACGGCGTTGGTTCAGCgagtcgacgaattgacgtcggTTAGGGAAGATGAGGAcgtcgaggaggaggaggcgagAGCTGAAGTaccggccgccgccgccgccgccgccgccgccgccgccgccgccgccgccgccgccgccgccgccgttgcctgATTATATGAAgatggaaaagaaagaggagtcGGAGAAAAAAGTCGTGGAAAAGAAAGTTTTGACTGAGAAAGGTATCTCGTGCgattcgtttgtttttttgctttaaTATTCTCTCTTATAGATCTATAGCTGTCGTTTCAAAGTGAACTGGCGAATGTTCTGAAAAGGCAACGGCATTGGGAATTGAGATTAGAATTTGTTTGACGTTGCTTTATCGTTATTCAGAAAACTGAAGAGCCGTCCGTACAAGTCTCAGTTCTTACAATCTGATCCCGGACACGAGGAAATAACGGAAGAACACATCGAAGAGGTTAGTGACattcgcttctctttttctcgctcaTTGACCGTTCGTCGCAGCTTCCCGCCAACGGCGTTTACTACtacgctttcgcttcgtatCGTCCGACCGACGACACCCAACTTCCTCTCTTCGAAGGCCAAAAGCTCGAGATCATTGACTCGAAACTATCCGATTGGTGGCTAGCGCGCATTCCCAATCCGGTGACGGGCCAAGCGATCGAAGGATGGGTACCAACGAATTATCTCCAGGACGTCGAATCATACGAGAGCGAGCTGCACggaggtaagaaaaacagaTAGATACAATCAAAGGACGACGAATTTAGTTATTTTCCTGCAGTACCCCACCCCAGCCGGATCCAGAGCCGTCACCTACCAGGAAATACTCTGCTTTGGTAAgagattgtgacgtcaaagcgCGCCTATTTTTTGTTGCGCGCGCATTGCAGCAATCGAATGCTCAGCGCGATGAcggatcggcgacgaagggcATCCGGGTTATTAAATTAGTATTTTTGATTCGAAGGATCGGAGGCAACTCGAGTAGTTCGACGGCTCTTTTCATTCACTGGCaaaacgtttcgacgaaTAACGTCACCCCCGCGCCGCTCCGGAATTCTATACAAAATGGAATTCAAGTGTAAGGAAGGTTGTATGTGTCTATTGGGGCTAAATGTTCTTTTAGGtctggggtcctgagcatgaccccttGATGAAAAACTGCCCCTAagccggggtcctgggcaagaccccgtcatcgAAAACTGCCTTTGCATGAGGGGGAGACATGTACAATTTTTatagatttatttaataaattatctGTCCCTCCCCTTTTGTctacgagcagtttttgatttGCGGGGTCATGCTCAAGACCCCGAAGCAGTTTTTGATTTCTGATACGGGGTCGTGCTGAGGACCTCGTAGTGAGCAGTTTTTTTATGACtgggtcatgcccaggaccccagctcctaagaaaaaagacgctaAAACCTTTGTAAAAAAAGTATGCATATGCTTACCTAGTTGTTGAGCTGCAATTCACGTAAAATGACTCACGTGCGCTAATGGTACCATGCACTATAAAAAGAAATCctaatagaaataaaaatccTTATAAAGCTTTAGTGTATAGAAAAGCTTTAGTGtatagaagaaaaggcgttccGTCCGGCTGAACTGCGAGCGTCGCTTGCGCGAAACGACTTACAGACACTTGTTGGTCAAAAAACGGGCAAATCTTTTAAACTATTTTCTCACCTGGAATTCTCTGTATGAAGTCGTGATTGCAATTGGAGATGAGGCGCAGTCCATCTGGCTCCGGTACAAGAGACGCTTCCCCGTCCACCATAAAACTATAATAAAAATCACATCTCATTTCAGAGACCCCCTCTCCTCTAACGCACTTTATGTAGTCGAGATTGGGACCAATCATAAAGAGCTGATGTTCCCAATGACAGATAATCCCTACTCCGCCGCACCTAGCAACACAAAAACCcgtatatacatatataaagCACGCTCCTCTAACAAACCCAACCAATTGAAGAGGCCGTTGATTGGCATTGACCTCACAGAAGACTTGATTCAAATCGGCCGTCCCCACCCAAAGTATGCCATTTGAGCCAAACATCGCCAAGTGCCGAAAATCAAACGAAACGGCCATTTCCGTGTAAGCATCCGGCAGACGATCACCAGGAGGAGTCTAaagaataattaataattaataaataattaatgaataacTATATATTTACTCGATGTTTTGCTTGTCCTCCGTCAACAAAATAGAGATCGTTGACAAGAGCAACAAAATTTTAATGCCTCGCTCATCGGGAATAATGGTCCAGCTGTTGGGCGGACAATCGATTCCCAGAACATCAGGAGCCTGAATAATAAAGAATAGATGATACGCCGTTGTCAAAACAGCAATCGCCGTTCCGCAGCGAGTGCGAAAAATCTTCGCATCCAAAATCTTCGACGCTTTGACTTCCTGTATAGAATTCtttattaaaaatcaataagattaATAATAGTATTTCTACTGCGTCGAGTGACTGGGATTTAATGAATTGGCCGTGGATGTCGCAATAGAGAACAGTGCCGCTTTCCACGACGATTATGAGCTCTTCCGTGTGCAACCAGCCCAATTGGACGACACTTCCGCCGTTCCACTAGTAaaacttattgatttttcgttttttgacgtcacttgctTTTATTGTCGATATGATGCGACCGCTCGCCGTGAAAATATAGATGAGCGGCTTCAGAGTGCCGCTTTTGACTCGAacgattttcttattttcaaatttagattttttctttttgatgcTCTGAAGGTGCAGATCGACAGCCAATCGCTTGGTATGTCCCAGCCCTTTTGTCCGTAGCCGGTGAAGAGGACTGGCGCCAAATTGATATTAGCAGTCCAACAACatcaagacgacgagactaaagagaaaaacctaataaattattatcGCTATCATTGAGATTATCGTACCTTAGAAAAAGTGTGCACAGAGCGACTTTCTCTTGATTCctcgccgttgtcgttgaTCGTTATTGTCGTATTGGCGGACGGATGACCGGTATCATGTACTACAACGAACGGCCTGATGGAAGTACATAACGGCACGTGCTAGATAAGAAATAACCTAGGAAAGAGGCTAAGATATTGATGCATACCGTAAAACAAAGGAACTTACGTCGAGAGAAAAGTTAGAAAGGGTGGACGAGAAAATTAGTTTGTGCAAGCCAGAGTGGCCATTGAACTAAAGAGGGAGAGTGAGGTTAGGTTATACAAGACGATTATCAGGGATGGCCCACGTACAGCTAAGCCGCGTCTCATATCACCTTGTTAAAAATTATGAATATTTAGAGATGTTGCTTGCAGGCTTGGTCTGGTCTACCTATTTTATAGAGAACGTGCTTCTCAGAAATGTCTGGACAGCAAGAATCTCCACCCAATAGAGGGTTTTTACTTTTAGGAGTTATTCCTTCTTCTGACTGCTCTCGACGTTCGGCGTGAACGGATTCACGTTCGCGCCGCCCACcgatcgttttcgaagcGCCTGATCCTCGTTGAACGCTGAGGCGCCCGCCGATTTTATGACCGCCATTTTCGACGCCGTGAATCGTCTTTCCGCCGAGAAACGGCTcatcgaaaacgacgtcgaaaacgtctaAATAGAAGCGGTTAACAACGCAATCGAAGAGACGATAATCGGATAACTCATCAGTGATGTTCGGACAAGCGAATCGACTTGGACACGCACTGCACGTCGCCGCGCCCTCAAAAAGACCGATCGTTCCAGAAGAGCAAaccttttgaaaaaaaattctctaaGGCAAGCAAAATTAAGGCTGCTTACCTGACATGTCGATTCGTTATAGAAGcccaaattaattaatgccgCCCGGTGACGTGCCTTTGGGGCACGGAGTCGGTGGATTTTCGCGTCCCAAGCAACTAAACGGGAATTTGAATACTCTACGTCCTCGTTTCGTACTGTAGCAACGAGCTCTATGCTCTATTCCTATCCGTTGACGCCCCTCTGCCCCTTCTCCCACAATTAGCAACGAACGAGAGCAAAGGCATGCGAGCGACTTCGCTaaatcgacggcgatcgatcgaatcgCCCTCAGCGACCGCTTAGAAACTGGCGGCGCCGAGCGGGGGGAGAGAAGCCGTACGCGTCGAGCGATTTAGGAGAACGCGTTTCGCTCAAAAAAGCGACTAGCCAAGTGACTTACTTGTACGTGCCCGGCTGGGCAAGCGAGACATCGCTGGGAGATGGGCGCAGTCGAAATCAGACCGCGTGAGCCCTTTCTTTGTTCCTCCACGGTAGCGTACGTCAATGCCGTACATGCTGTGTGAGTCTCGCCGCCAAGAGAGGCGAACTGTTGGCGTCAGCTGCGGAGAACGCGAACCCGCGAAAATGGGATTTCAAGCATATTTCGCTAAATTTTCTCGCCAAATCAGATGAGAGGCTGATAGTAAACATTCTCCTAAGCGTACGTGAAATTTCAACTATTATTCGCGAAATTGGAGGCCCAAGTTCTCTAGCTACAGGCgggtttttgtctttctggCCGATTATCTGCTAATCCGTAGCGTACATGAAAAACCCGTCGAGGCTCAAATAAAAGTTTTTTCGTGCCTCCGTGCGATAATGGGACACTCACATGTTTCTAGGGCTTCTAGACCTTGGCCcagccaaaaatattttgaagaaCGCGTCTTTGAGTACTGATTACCTCACTAGTGGCGAGCATGCGCAGTGTTTGTCCGCTCTGCTCTGCGGACCTCTGCGGACCAGGGATGGCAGGGATACGGGATGTCCTGCATCCCGTATAACAACACCATAAAACTGCCCGATCTGTCAAACAGAAGCTGCCTGTGACTCGACCACAGCCTGCTAAGCGAGCTATTGCGAGGATCGACCAGTTGAATGTCCAGTCAACGTGGTCTGAGCACGGATTTTTGAGATAAGAGAATCCGAGACGTCGTTTAGAAACAACTATTGCCCCACAGGGTCCACCACCGCGCACACGCACACTAGCAcacacagaaaaaattacCCGCTAAGGCACATTGACGCGCTAGACGCGTTTATTGTCTTCTCGAACACCCAAGGAGAAAGCATACATCGCAAACCTTTTCTTCATCACAAGAGGTTACAAAGACGTCTGAAGTCCGTCAGCTGGAGGCCTAATTGACATTTGGAATAATAAGATTATTCGACGTGTGGGAAGATCGTTTAGACAAATCAATTTGAAGCGCACACGACTGGCATACAAAACAACAACAGCGAAGAATGAGAGACATCAACGTGCAAACATCTGGTCATGAATGCCCTTCAAGGACAAAAGTTCAGTCGTCACTTCTAGCTTCC
Coding sequences:
- the LOC136196406 gene encoding uncharacterized protein isoform X1; amino-acid sequence: MTSKTFSLSTSLSESESSEATRDFDIQAPSVEQIPEHTMAGPTDYIVAVRDYVARTESEVSVQVGQRVEEVIDAESQRGWALVCTEPTETSGQMEGYIPNRIHSTGKHGLIRSATSTRISSLSQWPASIIKKSSTIGSVYSERSQSSQSLQRHGVVDVDGPRAVRRRGSHQWDELPTLLRVFVVVVVVVVVVVVVVVVVVVVVARSFRRGMRCERQDLVAEDESMVSVKKGQKGQIVVGQRLAIGSRFGIRDVGRERGLHSAIVSFKAAAAAGAAAATAHDAACSGDDRRRRTSAASARSKSIVIVIDVKNVVTGSRPRFRRSGRLRSDGRKPRGLETRSARRSRRSKAGGW
- the LOC136196406 gene encoding uncharacterized protein isoform X2, with translation MTSKTFSLSTSLSESESSEATRDFDIQAPSVEQIPEHTMAGPTDYIVAVRDYVARTESEVSVQVGQRVEEVIDAESQRGWALVCTEPTETSGQMEGYIPNRIHSTGKHGLIRSATSTRISSLSQWPASIIKKSSTIGSVYSERSQSSQSLQRHGVVDVDGPRAVRRRGSHQWDELPTLLRVFVVVVVVVVVVVVVVVVVVVVVARSFRRGMRCERQDLVAEDESMVSVKKGQKGQIVVGQRLAIGSRFGIRDVGRERGLHSAIVSFKAAAAAGAAAATAHDAACSGDDRRRRTSAASARSKSIVIVIDVKNVVTGSRRKCRLRSDGRKPRGLETRSARRSRRSKAGGW
- the LOC136196273 gene encoding vacuolar protein sorting-associated protein 16 homolog; this encodes MAVIKSAGASAFNEDQALRKRSVGGANVNPFTPNVESNISEKHVLYKIGDMRRGLAFNGHSGLHKLIFSSTLSNFSLDHVPLCTSIRPFVVVHDTGHPSANTTITINDNGEESRESRSVHTFSKKIVRVKSGTLKPLIYIFTASGRIISTIKWNGGSVVQLGWLHTEELIIVVESGTVLYCDIHGQFIKSQSLDAEVKASKILDAKIFRTRCGTAIAVLTTAYHLFFIIQAPDVLGIDCPPNSWTIIPDERGIKILLLLSTISILLTEDKQNIECGGVGIICHWEHQLFMIGPNLDYINFMVDGEASLVPEPDGLRLISNCNHDFIQRIPVVSRKRRSQFSRTERLFFYTLKLFYTLKLYKDFYFY